CGCGATCAAACAGCGCCACGTAGTCTTCCTGCGCATCCAGCAAATCGCCCGTACCCAGTTGCTGGATAAAAGCGGTCAGGGAATCGCGCAAGTTCACCGGCAAACGGGTTTCTTCGCGCACCACGTCAATCAAGGCACTCCGCGCTTCGATCAGTTCCGCCGTGGGGTAATCCATTAAGCGTGCCAGTACGGCAAAAATCTTAATCATGGCTTGACCTCCTGCTTCACGAAGTCGATTTTCTGCACCATTGTCACGGTTTGCTTGCGCCCGCCGAACAGGTTGGTTTGGTTCGTACCCGTGCTAGTGCCGCAACCGTCGCCGAAGCTGAAACCGCAGCCGCCGCGTTCTGGGAAGGCTTCGCGTGCCAGTTCGCGGTGACTGGTGGGAATCACGTAACGGTCTTCGTAATTAGCAATCGCGAGGTAACGGTACATTTCCTTGGCTTGCGCCTCCGACAAACCGACTTGTTCCAATGCACGGGTATCGTGGATGCCTTCCACGGTTTCCGCCCGTTTGTATTGGCGCATGGCCATCAAGCGTTTGAGTGCCAATTTCACCGGCTCTTCATCGCCCGCTGTCAGCAGATTTGCCAAATAACGTACCGGAATCCGCAAGCTGTCCACGTCCGGCAATACGCCGTCGTAGCCGATCTTGCCCGCATCCGCCGCTGATTGGATTGGGGAGAGTGGCGGCACATACCACACCATTGGCAAGGTACGGTATTCAGGGTGCAACGGCAGTGCCAGCTTCCAATCCATCGCCAGCTTCCACACGGGGGATTCTTGCGCGGCTTTCAGCACATTGTCAGGAATGCCGTCTTTCTTCGCCTGCTCAATCACTTTCGGGTCAAACGGGTCGAGGAATACCTCAAGTTGTTTCTGATACAAATCCTTCTCGTTCGGGGTGCTGGCAACAGCTTCAATCTGATCCGCGTCATACAACAACACGCCAAGGTAACGGATACGCCCCACGCAGGTTTCGGAACACACCGTCGGCATCCCTGCTTCAATGCGTGGGTAACAGAAAATGCACTTCTCGGATTTGCCGGATTTCCAGTTGTAGTAAATCTTCTTGT
The window above is part of the Thiothrix winogradskyi genome. Proteins encoded here:
- the narH gene encoding nitrate reductase subunit beta; amino-acid sequence: MKIRSQVGMVLNLDKCIGCHTCSITCKNVWTSREGMEYAWFNNVETKPGIGYPKEWENQEKWKGGWLRRADGKIEPRIGGKFRLLANIFANPDLPAIDDYYEPFDFDYQHLHNAPDSKHQPVARPRSLISGQRMDKIEWGPNWEEILGTEFSKRRKDKNFDQIQADIYGEFENTFMFTLPRLCEHCLNPACVASCPSGAIYKRDEDGIVLIDQDKCRGWRMCVSGCPYKKIYYNWKSGKSEKCIFCYPRIEAGMPTVCSETCVGRIRYLGVLLYDADQIEAVASTPNEKDLYQKQLEVFLDPFDPKVIEQAKKDGIPDNVLKAAQESPVWKLAMDWKLALPLHPEYRTLPMVWYVPPLSPIQSAADAGKIGYDGVLPDVDSLRIPVRYLANLLTAGDEEPVKLALKRLMAMRQYKRAETVEGIHDTRALEQVGLSEAQAKEMYRYLAIANYEDRYVIPTSHRELAREAFPERGGCGFSFGDGCGTSTGTNQTNLFGGRKQTVTMVQKIDFVKQEVKP